ACCCCAGGCGCAGTGGGAGCTGCCTTTCTTCGAGGCGCACCACGGCGAAACCGCGCAGCGCCTGGCCGACTGGGCCATGTTCCAGCGCGTGGACGAGACCGACGACCGCGCCGCCTGCAAGGACTGGGTGAAACGCCTGGGGCACGACGGCTGGTTGCGCTACTGCGTACCCGCCGCGCACGGTGGCGCATTGCCCGCGCTCGACTCGCGCTCGCTCGTCGTGCTGCGCGAGACCCTGGCGTTTCACTCGCCGTTGGCCGATTTCGCCTTCGCCATGCAAGGCCTGGGCAGCGGCGCGATCACGCTTGCCGGCACACCCGCGCAACAGGCCGCTTACCTGCCGGCCGTGGCCAGCGGCGAGAAGATCGCGGCCTTCGCACTCAGCGAGCCCGATGCCGGCTCCGACGTCGCCGCGATGGCCACGCGCGCGGTGCCGAGCGAACAGGGCTGGACGCTCGACGGCTGCAAGACCTGGATCAGCAACGGCGACCTGGCCGACTTCTACGTGGTGTTCGCCAAGACCGATCCGCAGGCCGGTTCGCGTGGCATCAGCGCCTTCATCGTCGACGCGCCACAAGCCGGTCTGGACAGCCGCGAGCACATCCACGTGATGGCGCCGCACCCCCTGGCCACGTTGCGCTTCGACGCTTGCGCGGTGGGCGAGAGCGCACTGCTGGGCCCGCTGCACGGTGGCTTCAAGCTCGCCATGCAGACGCTGGACATCTTCCGCGCATCGGTGGCTGCCGCCGCACTCGGCATGGCGCGGCGCGCCTTTGCCGAGGCGGTGGCGCACGCGAAGCAGCGCAAGATGTTCGGCCAGACGCTGGCCGACTTCCAGCTCACGCAGGCCCGGCTGGGCGAGATGAGCGCGCTCATCGATGCCGCTGCTTTGCTGACCTACCGCGCCGCGTGGCAGCGCGACCGCAGCGCCACGCAGGGCGCGGGCACGGCGGCGTATACCACCGCCGCCGCCAGCGCCAAGCTCACCGCGACCGAAAACGCGCAGCGCGTGATCGACATGGCGCTGCAGATGTTTGGCGGGCGCGGTGTGCAGGTGGGGCAGAAAGTTGAAAGCCTGTACCGCGACATCCGCTCGCTGCGCATCTACGAAGGTGCGAGCGAAGTGCAACTGCTCATTCTTGGAAAGGCGGCATTGAGATGACGATCGCCATCCCCTCCGCGCAGCCCGACCATTTCGTACACGACCATCTGCCGCCGCCCGAGCAGTGGCCCGAGCTGCGCTTTGACCGGCCCGAGCTGCAACTGCCCGCACAACTCAACGTGGTGCGGGCCTTGTTCGACCGGGCCGTGGCCGCAGGCCATGCCGATCGACCGCTGTTTCGCAGCGACGAACGCACGCTGAGCTACGCGCAGGCGCGCGACGAGGTGAACCGCATCGCCAACGTGCTCACGCTCGACCTGGCGCTGGTCCCGGGCAACCGCGTGCTGCTGCGCGGCGGCAATTCGATCGCCATGGCGCTGGCCTGGTTGGCCACGGTGCAGGCCGGCCTGGTTGCGGTGGCGAGCATGCCCTTGCTGCGCGCCAAGGAGCTCGGCGCCATCATTGCCAAGGCACAGCCGTCGGCGGCGTTGTGCGACGCCAAACTGCAGGACGAGCTCAAGGCGGCCATCGCAGCCGACCCCCATTGCCATGGCATGCCGCTGCTGCCGTTCAATGCCGCAGGCGCCGCGCATTCGCTGGAGACGCTGGCGCAGCGCCAGAGCGAACGTGGCACGCCGTGCCCCACGGCGGCCACCGACATCGCCATGCTCGCCTTCACCTCCGGCACCACCGGCGCGCCCAAGGCCGCCGTGCACACCCACCGCGACGTGCTGGCCGCCTGCGAGACCTGGCCGCGCCACGTGCTGCGCGCGACGCCCGATGACATCGTCGTCGGCTCGCCGCCGCTGGCCTTCACCTTCGGACTGGGCGGCCTGCTGGTGTTCCCCATGTGGGCTGGTGCCTCGGTGTACTTCCCGTCGATTCCTTACACGCCCGAGGCGATGGTGCGGCTCATTGCCCAAGTGGGTGCCACCATCTGCTACACCGCGCCCACCTTCTACCGCCAGATGGCGCCATTCGCGAAGCAGCACGGCATCGGCCGGCT
The sequence above is a segment of the Hydrogenophaga sp. BPS33 genome. Coding sequences within it:
- a CDS encoding AMP-binding protein translates to MTIAIPSAQPDHFVHDHLPPPEQWPELRFDRPELQLPAQLNVVRALFDRAVAAGHADRPLFRSDERTLSYAQARDEVNRIANVLTLDLALVPGNRVLLRGGNSIAMALAWLATVQAGLVAVASMPLLRAKELGAIIAKAQPSAALCDAKLQDELKAAIAADPHCHGMPLLPFNAAGAAHSLETLAQRQSERGTPCPTAATDIAMLAFTSGTTGAPKAAVHTHRDVLAACETWPRHVLRATPDDIVVGSPPLAFTFGLGGLLVFPMWAGASVYFPSIPYTPEAMVRLIAQVGATICYTAPTFYRQMAPFAKQHGIGRLRISVSAGEGLPDATRQLWKEASGLEMTDGIGATEMFHIFISSPPEAVRRGAIGRVVPGYEARVVDDDGQPLPIGEVGKLAVIGPTGCKYLDEPRQTNYVKNGWNYPGDAFRQDADGYFFYQARTDDMIITAGYNVAGPEVEATLLQHPAVAECGVVGKPDDERGQIVMAYVVLKPGEVADAAQVKALQDHVKHHMAPYKYPREVVFVAQLPRTETGKLQRFALRQQATQKV
- a CDS encoding acyl-CoA dehydrogenase family protein; the encoded protein is MVAFEHAHGMHPPQAQWELPFFEAHHGETAQRLADWAMFQRVDETDDRAACKDWVKRLGHDGWLRYCVPAAHGGALPALDSRSLVVLRETLAFHSPLADFAFAMQGLGSGAITLAGTPAQQAAYLPAVASGEKIAAFALSEPDAGSDVAAMATRAVPSEQGWTLDGCKTWISNGDLADFYVVFAKTDPQAGSRGISAFIVDAPQAGLDSREHIHVMAPHPLATLRFDACAVGESALLGPLHGGFKLAMQTLDIFRASVAAAALGMARRAFAEAVAHAKQRKMFGQTLADFQLTQARLGEMSALIDAAALLTYRAAWQRDRSATQGAGTAAYTTAAASAKLTATENAQRVIDMALQMFGGRGVQVGQKVESLYRDIRSLRIYEGASEVQLLILGKAALR